The following proteins come from a genomic window of Sorghum bicolor cultivar BTx623 chromosome 3, Sorghum_bicolor_NCBIv3, whole genome shotgun sequence:
- the LOC8059373 gene encoding protein MAK16 homolog, whose amino-acid sequence MSDDVIWHCIRHNHCSFMAKITTGIFCRNPYNATGICNRSSCPLANSRYATIRDHDGVFYLYMKTAERAHLPNKLWERVKLPKNYEKAMDVINKHLEFWPKLLVHKIKQRLTKMTQYRIRMRKLQLKVREKVMTMPRKQTQRDLRRLDKAERAAQLEKNIENELKERLTKGVYGDIYNYPFKAFDVVLDMEKGEVAPEEEEEEEGEIEYVEGDDMEEMDDMEDMEDFEGLSDGGTDEDDVLDDPVSKKPKGSSSSKQNAGKRSRKVMTEVEQDEEINTRQRRRA is encoded by the exons ATGAGCGACGACGTGATATGGCACTGCATCCGCCACAACCACTGCAGCTTCATGGCCAA gatcaCGACAGGGATATTCTGCCGCAACCCCTACAACGCGACGGGTATCTGCAACCGGAGCTCCTGTCCGCTTGCCAACAGTCGCTATGCTACTATCCGGGATCATGACG GTGTTTTCTATCTGTACATGAAAACTGCTGAAAGAGCTCATCTGCCAAACAAATTATGGGAGAGAGTCAAACTGCCAAAGAATTACGAGAAAGCAATGGATGTCATAAACAAGCATCTT GAATTTTGGCCTAAGTTACTTGTGCACAAGATCAAACAACGGCTGACAAAAATGACTCAGTATCGTATAAGAATGAGGAAACTTCAACTGAAAGTGAG GGAGAAGGTCATGACAATGCCCAGGAAACAAACACAGCGTGATCTCCGGAGATTAGACAAAGCTGAAAGGGCTGCTCAACTAGAAAAG AATATTGAAAATGAATTGAAGGAACGCCTGACTAAAGGTGTTTATGGTGACATCTACAATTATCCCTTCAAAGCGTTTGATGTTGTTCTTGATATGGAAAAAGGTGAAGTGGCTCCtgaagaagaggaggaagaa GAAGGCGAGATAGAATATGTCGAAGGTGATGATATGGAAGAGATGGATGATATGGAAGATATGGAAGACTTCGAAGGCCTCAGTGACG GAGGCAcagatgaagatgatgttttGGATGATCCAGTATCAAAGAAACCCAAGGGATCATCTTCTTCGAAGCAAAACGCCGGGAAAAGGTCTAGGAAGGTTATGACTGAG GTGGAACAAGACGAAGAGATAAATACGAGGCAGAGGCGAAGGGCATGA